ATTGCGACCTTGATTGCGACCACCAGCGGCTGCGTCAGCTACAACATGAGTCAGCCAAGTGCGCCGTTGGAAGGCGTTGTCAAAAGTGATCTGAAAGCAGACGTCAAGGTTGGCGAAACCATCAGTGGTCAATCGTCCACCAATATCCTGTTCAACTTCTTTGCCTTTGGTGGCGACACTCAATTCGCGGACGGCGTGGTGTATGGCGCTGGCGGCGGTGGTGGCGGTGCATTGGGCGGCCTGGGTCTGCCAATTCCTGATCCGGTCGCACAAGCCAAGGCGGCTGCAGCCTACAAGGCTGTTAAGTCTTCGGGCGCCGACCTGATCGTTGCGCCTCGTTATGAAGTGAACGTCAAAGACTACTTCATCTTCAAGAAGGTCGACGTCAAGGTGACTGGCAACAAAGGCAGCATCAGCAGCATCCGCTGATTCCTGTTTGATCCGTTGAACCCCGGGCAAGCGCCATTCCTTCTCAGCATGGCGCTTTGCTTATCGCTGAAAATAGTGACCGATCAGTCACGTTATTGCCGCTATCTTCGCCGAACAGGAATGCATTTTCCTGCTGAAGTGCATCATGCGAACCGCTACACTGCTGCGCCGGTTGCTCCGACCGGAACTCTCTACCGAGGCAGTGTCATGAAGTTTCGTTTTCTACTCTGGATGCTGGGCCTGTTGATGTCTCGGGCCAGTCGCAGCAATCCTGCGTTTCAACAACAGTTGGCCGGCAAGGCGCTGACTTTTCAGCTGCAAACCTTCGATGGCAAGGTGGCGCGGCATTTCGTGGTCAGCGACCAGCGCATCACCAGCCGTGCCGGTACCGTTGCTGAACCTGCGTTCGCCATTTGTTTCAAGGATGCCG
This genomic window from Pseudomonas sp. G.S.17 contains:
- a CDS encoding helicase, producing the protein MKFRFLLWMLGLLMSRASRSNPAFQQQLAGKALTFQLQTFDGKVARHFVVSDQRITSRAGTVAEPAFAICFKDAAFGFATLQAKNKQLAFMKGIQDQDIQIKGNPGLVIWFQGLMKYLKPRKKKV